The DNA segment AGGCAACATCGAGCTCATTTTGGCTGCTCTTCTGAGCTGCACCATTGCGAGTGTGAGTCGCAAGCTTGATGACGGTGAAGGTGGTCACGATGCCGCTGACAGGTGTAATGGTCGAGTAGTCGTTGGCAGCGGACGATTCATGGCATCATCTCCTTTCCTCAGTACTTTCgctgatcgatcagctcggCGGCGCGCAAAACATCCTGCAAGACGCGCCTCGGGATCGCCTTTCGCCTTATCGATTCTTCATGGAACAACTGGCTATCCGAGATGTGTTTGGCTGTATGACTACGGAATTGGCGCCAAGCATACTGAAAGACGCTTTCACACCTTGGTtcttcgaagctgagagCTGGAGTCGGACTGATCCCGAATGGGAGAGCGTCGAGAGGATGTTCGGTATCTCGAGAGGGATGGTCGACATGATAGCTAGGGTAAGTGTGTTTCTAATGTTGTGCTTGGGTTTGTACTAGcccttgctcttgctcttgtgAGATCACAATAAGCTGACAGCATAAGTTAGGCCTGTTATCTAATAGCCTCAGtccgatcgatcaatacGCATCTTCCCGAGATAGCTTCGCCCTCCCTCGATCCGAGCCTAGTAGCATTACACAAAGCGTCGTCGGAACTGATGTCAGAATTGAAAGTATgggacgaagctgagaattTTACCCCGTTACATCCGAGAACGCAGTATGGGAATCACTCGTACAAGCATgcgatcaggatcaggatgtTGCGAAAGGTGTATAACATTCCATCAGAGGATGAGCGGGTTGTCGGATCTAGTCAGGCGATCATTGAGTTGGCTGGGGAGATGTTAGCGCTGTACGGGAAAATCACTTGGTAAGTCAACCAGCCTCGCACATTTGCCATTGCCGTTGTCATGAGATGCAAGTGTACCTGTGTCCTCGTGCTGAAGCCTGATTATGATCCTTTTCGGTGCTTCAAGGCTTACTTGGCCGATCCTCATCGCTGGCTTTGAGATTCcgccttcccatccttcaAGAAGAACTGCCTTGGAGATGTTAGGCGCCTTTGGGTGAGTCTACCGCATGTACCACCATCTTCGGCCTCTCCACGGATAATACCATGCTGATGTTCGCGAGCTGGTCGTGCTGTAGTCCTCACGCATGCTTCGATAATCGCGCAGCAGCTAGGATGTTATCTGATTATTGGATGTGGCACGACATGGACGGAGATCACGCTACGAGCTGGGAGGTTGCTAGAACGTTGAATCAGAGGCCCTTCTTGGATTAGTAATGACAATTGACTTTTCTTGCATATTcaatcatatcatatcataccatatcatatcatatcatatccAGTCAGTCATACATGGTTTATATCTCTCATGCTTGTGTTGTAACTTTGTTGTATCTTATTGCATAGATGCATCTATCGTGGCATGCAGGCAGTAATTCGCCTCATACGGAATTACCGAGTCACCCATGATAAATCGCCGAATCCAAGCAGGCGACCGAGCGAGTGGATGGAcattttggattttgactttttggATGTCCAAATGTAGAGTATAGATATATTTCGTAATTTGGTCAAGCTGTACTTCAAGCTTGCGATCGACTGACTACCTTATCCAACCATCGCTCGTCCGCCGCTGACCTGCACactctcctgctcctacATCCCTGCTTGTTGGAGGAGCTCGACTGGACCTGCAACGCTTGGCCCAAATACAACAGTCCGAAAATTCCGATCTCGATATTGGACTTGTTCAACATGGCAttcgcatcttcttcgtcgtcttcgagCATCATGCGCTCAGCTCGACAATTGGCCAGATCTGGACCTGCAAAGCCATCTCGATCTCTAGCTCGAAGCAGCATCGTCCCGCCTCCAGCAGGTAAGCTCGGTCGCTCTCCTTTCGATTCCTTCTGAGATAGTGACCATGAAGCTTACAGGTGTATTGTCATGTATAGCATCCCGACCATACtctgcagcagcagcagcatatGCTgaaccatcttcttcccacataccatcacaatcacaacctcaagctcaagcacaatCATCACTACCACCTCAATCACAACCACAAACCCCGAACCGCAGACGCAATACTTCCAATTACACCCGTCCATCCGAACGCTCAATAACGCCTGAGGAAGCCCAATCATTCTTATCCAACTTATTGGGTCTACCGTCCGACCGACAATTCAGTCCGGAATTGGCTCTGCAAATATTAACCCATAAATCATATCGATATTCGCACTCGGTCCGCCATTTCAACGACgcatcttcggcttcaggGTTAGGGTTGGGGTTGAGGAGTAATGAACCTCATAATTCCAGATTAAGTTTTTTGGGTAGACGAGCACTTCAAACTtatctctccctctttaTCCACgattccttctcctcgacctcaacctcaacctcaacctcaaactcagactcgGCTACTTCCGGACCAAGGGAATCTCTACGGACGAACGCGGTGGATTTCCTCCGTGGATCGAGTCTGGAAGATCGGTTAGATAATTTGCGGGATACGAGGAATTTGGGAAGGTTGGTAGCTCCCCATTGGGGCGTGAGCGACGTTACTCGATGGGATAGaaatgaggtgagttggagTTTGACTGATTGGTTTCAGAAATATGATCGATTTCGACGTGGAGCCCTGGGATGGGACTTGGGACTTGGGTCTTCGGATTGTGGAATTTGGGGGTTGAGAGAAGAGGACAGGGAGGGAAAAGGCTTTGCATCTGGTCTCTGACCCCAAGATTGATATGCGTTCCCTCAAGAGTCAAGGAAATCatcagaggacgaggagatAAAAGTTGCTGTTGTTCCATAGAGCTAGATTTCGAATGGTCATGCTAATTCAACCTTTGTTGTGCCTCTTTAGACATCCCGCGAATCAGGCGATCTGAAAATACTAGGCATGACAATAGAATCGATATTAGGAGGAGTATTCACCGAGTTCGGATCACCTGCAGCGCAAAGGACGTTCCACTCGATGATCCTGCCTCATTATATCCCGCAATTGAAGGATCCTAGATTGATAGAGCGGGTATTGGGGTTGAAGGATCAAGTGCAGAGTACGAGTCAGGGTATACTGAGAGTATAGGTTCAGCATGCCGGTATGATGGTCTGATGATGTTATCGTAACCATCTGGAAAGGACTAGCAATACACTGAGGAAGCAAGACCAGGGACAGGAGGATAATGATAACAAGGAAGTGAACGTCATCGATCAAAGAATCATTGAGcatggagaagatgggaaggagaggggCAAGTATAGTATGACAGCTAGAGTAGCATTCATAAAAGCAAATAGCAAATAGCAAATAGCAAATAGCATATACTTTAGCGCATCTAACAtgagcacgagcacgagcacgagcatgagcatgaatATTCACACATCTTGCATGGCTTTGCTTCTGGCGATATCATTCGAACAAACCGCTTACAATTCTCCGCCAGAGATTGAACCACACTGCGATTGGACTTGGATCTTGGCACTTGGATCCAGATTTTATAGCACCATGGTATTGTGagtgtgattgtgattgtaaTTGAACCGGACAGAGAACTAGCGAGCCGAGGGGTTTTGGTGCCCAAGTCAAGTCGGTAAGAGATCACTTACTTCGACGACGGCAGTCCTTCGCCAGtctgagctcgagcttgattttgATATGAAGCGAGGCAGCAGACACACCAATCGCCGTACATACTGAACCAGTGCAGACAAAATACCAACAGCGGTCAGATGTCAGAATTCAGGGAGGAAGCGAAAGGTACAGTCCGTACAAGTGTTTGTGCTTGCTTTTGTGCTTTGTGAATGTGAAACGTtatatcgagatcgagaaaggcGAGAGGATGTGTGACACCAAGACATGAGATGATATGAGATGACAACTTGATCGG comes from the Kwoniella dejecticola CBS 10117 chromosome 11, complete sequence genome and includes:
- a CDS encoding mitochondrial 54S ribosomal protein mL57, with product MAFASSSSSSSIMRSARQLARSGPAKPSRSLARSSIVPPPAASRPYSAAAAAYAEPSSSHIPSQSQPQAQAQSSLPPQSQPQTPNRRRNTSNYTRPSERSITPEEAQSFLSNLLGLPSDRQFSPELALQILTHKSYRYSHSVRHFNDASSASGLGLGLRSNEPHNSRLSFLGRRALQTYLSLFIHDSFSSTSTSTSTSNSDSATSGPRESLRTNAVDFLRGSSLEDRLDNLRDTRNLGRLVAPHWGVSDVTRWDRNETSRESGDLKILGMTIESILGGVFTEFGSPAAQRTFHSMILPHYIPQLKDPRLIERVLGLKDQVQSTSQGILRV